A region from the Bactrocera dorsalis isolate Fly_Bdor chromosome 1, ASM2337382v1, whole genome shotgun sequence genome encodes:
- the LOC105232376 gene encoding uncharacterized protein LOC105232376 produces MYATQRATQLAKTITMACSVQKQPTQPQHTTASATVAAAAAIPPTMAVTAMATTNNNTNNNNSNTNNIASQMGGGGSNSGSNSSMSGGGVGILAAAISDATSKPLTPKPRGSLPNDASQPPQVEFHWPSIPVSTHTSNLRLNMMNQNPKDLHTARLMIEELRTKVRYQAEHIMKWRQAYGLQMQQHYRYQKEKSDQLNALTSQLLLLESRLKRRQKQIASLLGHRELTIQRQQKIIDTLSNRLSDHGLDAIEANFTTELDSLNDSDSAVVLEDIDSDSSNMPFGARRRSSGGGSSAGMGSNATQCGGDGITIVRSISDAIETNLKYSAVRRNNCYLRRPEILETVYSVEEDPEPTSDVAEKRDKFRTRSEKALSSSSTEGQIDSNSSHAPAHASTHTTLHQANSTEVERTKENIRITPPSPQRQLSISKPLESPTKDGYTAYSVMVPQLRTTAATPTTERVNALVGADVDGSSPGVKSQVTNYNRVMSNHRSVTKPKDVKYKRINKAKSKSLEELRGRLKNLVERGGSTGNGLDAHGAGGVGVAPYTHGVMPQTAQSYA; encoded by the exons atgtatgcaacgcAACGTGCAACGCAACTTGCTAAAACTATAACAATGGCATGCAGCGTGCAGAAGCAACCCACTCAACCGCAACACACAACCGCATCAGCAACTGTAGCGGCAGCCGCCGCGATACCACCCACAATGGCTGTGACTGCAATGGCAACcaccaacaataacacaaacaacaacaacagcaatacaaACAACATAGCCAGCCAAATGGGCGGTGGTGGCAGCAACAGCGGCAGCAATAGCAGCATGAGTGGTGGCGGTGTTGGCATTCTAGCCGCAGCTATCAGTGACGCGACCAGCAAACCGCTAACACCAAAACCGCGGGGCTCATTACCCAATGACGCAAGTCAACCGCCACAGGTAGAATTCCACTGGCCATCCATACCGGTGAGCACGCACACCAGCAACCTGCGCCTGAACATGATGAATCAGAATCCGAAGGACCTGCACACGGCGCGACTCATGATCGAGGAGTTGCGTACGAAGGTGCGCTATCAAGCGGAGCACATAATGAAATGGCGGCAAGCATATGGGCTACAG ATGCAGCAGCACTACCGCTACCAGAAGGAGAAGTCGGATCAATTGAACGCGCTGACCTCACAACTTCTCCTGCTGGAGTCACGTTTAAAACGTAGACAAAAGCAGATTGCGAGCCTGCTGGGCCATCGTGAGCTCACCATACAGCGACAGCAGAAGATTATCGATACGCTGTCGAATCGTCTGTCCGATCACGGTCTGGATGCTATCGAGGCGAACTTCACCACGGAGCTGGATTCACTGAACGACTCCGACTCGGCTGTGGTGCTGGAAGATATCGACTCGGATAGCAGTAATATGCCCTTTGGCGCAAGGCGACGCAGCAGCGGTGGCGGCTCAAGTGCTGGCATGGGCTCCAATGCCACACAGTGCGGTGGCGACGGCATAACCATTGTGCGCTCCATCTCCGATGCCATCGAGACGAACTTGAAGTACAGTGCCGTGCGTCGAAACAATTGCTATTTGCGCCGCCCGGAAATATTGGAGACCGTCTACTCAGTAGAGGAAGATCCAGAACCAACATCTGATGTGGCAGAGAAACGGGATAAATTCCGCACACGCTCGGAAAAAGCGCTGAGTTCGAGCTCTACGGAGGGACAAATAGATAGCAACTCTTCGCATGCACCGGCGCACGCTTCAACACATACCACATTACATCAAGCCAACAGCACTGAAGTGGAGCGTACCAAAGAGAACATACGCATTACACCTCCATCACCGCAACGGCAACTCAGCATTTCCAAACCCTTAGAGTCACCAACGAAGGACGGCTACACGGCGTACAGTGTTATGGTGCCGCAGCTGCGCACCACGGCTGCCACACCGACTACCGAGCGGGTCAATGCTTTGGTGGGCGCTGATGTCGATGGCAGTTCGCCTGGCGTTAAATCGCAGGTAACGAACTACAATCGCGTCATGTCCAACCATCGCTCGGTGACCAAACCCAAAGATGTCAAATATAAACGTATCAACAAGGCCAAGTCGAAGAGTTTGGAAGAATTACGCGGCCGTCTCAAAAATCTTGTGGAACGTGGCGGCAGCACGGGCAACGGACTCGATGCACATGGCGCCGGTGGAGTTGGCGTTGCTCCTTACACACACGGTGTTATGCCGCAGACCGCACAGTCATACGCGTGA